Proteins from a genomic interval of Mycobacterium conspicuum:
- a CDS encoding DUF5685 family protein, producing the protein MFGIIRPCRHRLGGELAAAWRAQLCGLCLALRDDYGQSARIATNYDGLVVSVLVEAQQTAQPTRRTAGPCPLRGMRRADVATGECVRLAAVVSLALAAARVRDHVDDRDGLIGAPGVRPAARRIAERWLHQGTDAGHTLGFDTGVLVAAMDRQADLEAAAGPGSSLLAVTEPTETAVAEAFAHTAVLAGRPANSEPLREVGRLFGRVAHLLDAVEDYRDDVARGKWNPLAATGTPVAEVRTLCDDAVLGIELALADVEFTDGRLPQRLLTRELRRAVSRTFAHSGTPHGQQEPINFGPGADVPQDEGADPATQGRRRGASSSSVCCCDGCDGCCDCDCCCDCDDCCCDCS; encoded by the coding sequence ATGTTTGGCATCATTCGGCCCTGCCGTCATCGGCTCGGCGGCGAGCTCGCGGCCGCGTGGAGGGCCCAGTTGTGCGGGCTGTGCCTGGCGCTGCGCGACGACTACGGGCAAAGCGCGCGCATCGCCACCAACTACGACGGGCTCGTCGTCTCGGTGCTCGTCGAAGCCCAGCAGACCGCCCAACCCACCCGCCGCACCGCCGGGCCGTGTCCGCTGCGGGGCATGCGGCGCGCCGACGTGGCCACCGGCGAGTGTGTGCGGCTGGCCGCGGTGGTGTCGCTGGCGCTGGCCGCGGCGCGGGTGCGCGATCACGTCGACGACCGCGACGGCCTGATCGGAGCACCCGGCGTGCGCCCGGCCGCCCGTCGCATCGCCGAGCGGTGGCTGCACCAGGGCACCGACGCCGGCCACACCCTGGGCTTCGACACCGGGGTCCTGGTGGCCGCGATGGATCGGCAGGCCGACCTCGAGGCCGCGGCGGGCCCGGGCAGCTCGCTGCTGGCGGTGACCGAGCCCACCGAGACGGCGGTGGCCGAGGCGTTCGCGCACACCGCCGTGCTGGCCGGTCGCCCCGCCAACTCGGAGCCGCTGCGTGAGGTCGGTCGGCTGTTCGGGCGGGTCGCGCACCTGCTCGACGCCGTCGAGGACTACCGCGACGACGTGGCGCGCGGCAAGTGGAACCCGTTGGCCGCCACCGGAACTCCCGTCGCCGAGGTCCGCACGCTGTGCGACGATGCGGTGCTGGGCATCGAATTGGCCTTGGCCGACGTGGAATTCACCGACGGCCGGCTGCCGCAGCGGCTGCTGACCCGCGAGCTGCGGCGCGCGGTGTCGCGCACCTTTGCACACAGCGGAACCCCACACGGCCAGCAGGAGCCGATCAACTTCGGGCCCGGCGCCGACGTCCCGCAGGACGAGGGCGCGGATCCGGCCACGCAGGGGCGGCGACGCGGCGCCAGCTCGAGCTCCGTCTGCTGCTGCGATGGCTGTGATGGCTGCTGTGACTGCGATTGCTGCTGCGACTGCGACGACTGCTGCTGCGACTGCTCATAA
- a CDS encoding Na+/H+ antiporter, translating to MFGLEVIVALVSTVVLGTVLGRRYRVGPPVLLILLGSLLGLIPVFGNLRINGEIVLLLFLPAILYWESLNTSFREIRKNLRVIFMSAIALVIVTAVAISWTARAMGMESHAAAVLGAVLSPTDAAAVAGLAKKLPRRALTVLRGESIINDGTALVLFAVTVHVAVGGAEVGPADLTVRFVVSYLGGIAAGLLVGGAVSLLRRGIDAPLEEGAMSLLTPFAAFLLAQAFDCSGVVAVMVSALMLAYFGPVVIGARSRLLTFGFWDISTFMINGALWVFVGTQIPGALHGVNHIDGGIRHAVHLALAVTAVTVVTRFVWVEFSTVLGRAVDRSMGRPSRAVNFRQRCVTSWAGFRGAVSLAAALAVPLTTLSGAPFPERSLLIFVVVVVILVTVIVQGISLPAVVRWANMPEDVARCNELQLARSIGAEAALEALPVVAGELGVGPTLLGRLQKEYQEHAAVVMANDDDPKAHDLVERNELVRQVRLGVLAHQRRAVTTLRNQNRIDDIVLRELQNELDLIEVQLLNSSDNPQ from the coding sequence GTGTTTGGGCTTGAGGTCATCGTTGCGCTGGTCAGCACCGTCGTCTTGGGTACGGTCCTGGGCCGGCGCTATCGCGTGGGTCCCCCGGTTCTGCTCATCCTGCTCGGCTCGCTGCTGGGCCTGATCCCGGTCTTCGGCAATCTGCGGATCAACGGGGAGATCGTGCTGCTGCTGTTCCTGCCGGCAATCCTGTACTGGGAGAGCCTGAACACCAGCTTCCGCGAGATCCGCAAGAACCTGCGCGTCATCTTCATGTCCGCCATCGCCCTGGTGATCGTGACCGCGGTCGCGATCTCGTGGACCGCGCGCGCGATGGGGATGGAATCGCACGCGGCGGCCGTCCTCGGCGCCGTGCTGTCCCCCACCGACGCCGCCGCCGTGGCCGGCCTGGCGAAAAAACTGCCGCGCCGGGCGCTGACCGTGCTGCGCGGCGAGAGCATCATCAACGACGGCACCGCGCTGGTTTTGTTCGCCGTCACGGTCCACGTCGCCGTCGGTGGGGCCGAGGTCGGCCCGGCCGACTTGACCGTCCGGTTCGTCGTCTCCTACCTCGGTGGCATCGCCGCCGGGCTGCTGGTCGGGGGTGCGGTGAGCCTCTTGCGCCGCGGCATCGACGCGCCGCTCGAGGAAGGCGCGATGAGCCTGCTCACACCGTTCGCGGCGTTCCTGTTGGCCCAGGCCTTCGATTGCAGCGGGGTGGTCGCGGTCATGGTTTCGGCGCTCATGCTGGCCTACTTCGGGCCGGTGGTGATCGGGGCTCGCTCCCGGCTGCTGACCTTCGGGTTCTGGGACATCTCGACCTTCATGATCAACGGCGCGCTGTGGGTGTTCGTCGGGACACAGATCCCGGGCGCGCTGCACGGCGTCAACCACATCGACGGCGGCATTCGCCACGCGGTCCACCTGGCGCTGGCCGTCACCGCCGTCACCGTCGTGACCCGATTCGTCTGGGTGGAATTCAGCACCGTGTTGGGTCGCGCGGTGGACCGCAGCATGGGGCGGCCCAGCCGGGCCGTGAACTTTCGTCAGCGCTGCGTCACCAGCTGGGCCGGATTCCGCGGCGCGGTGTCGCTGGCCGCCGCGCTGGCCGTGCCGTTGACCACGCTCAGCGGCGCGCCTTTTCCGGAGCGCAGCCTGCTCATCTTCGTCGTGGTCGTCGTCATTCTGGTGACCGTGATCGTGCAAGGGATCTCGCTGCCCGCGGTCGTGCGCTGGGCCAACATGCCGGAGGACGTGGCGCGCTGCAACGAACTGCAACTGGCCCGCAGCATCGGCGCCGAAGCCGCGCTGGAGGCGCTACCGGTGGTGGCCGGCGAACTCGGCGTCGGCCCGACGCTGCTGGGTCGTCTGCAAAAGGAATACCAAGAGCACGCCGCGGTGGTGATGGCCAACGACGACGATCCGAAGGCGCACGATCTGGTCGAGCGCAACGAATTGGTGCGACAGGTGCGCCTTGGCGTGCTGGCGCATCAACGGCGGGCCGTCACGACGCTTCGAAACCAAAACCGCATCGACGACATCGTGCTGCGCGAGTTGCAGAACGAGCTCGACTTGATCGAAGTGCAGTTGCTCAACTCTTCCGACAACCCACAGTGA